The Mesorhizobium sp. AR02 genomic interval CCATGGGGCTCAGCCTGCGTCGCTTCGGCGTTTCCGGCAATGTGCGGCCGGCACTGGCGCTTTCGGTGCTGAAACTGTTCCTGATGCCGGCGCTGGTTCTCGCCTTCGTCTGGCTGCTTGGCCTGCCGCCCTTGACGGCCAAGGTAGCGGTGGTGGTCGCGGCGCTGCCATCCGGTATCAATTCCTACCTTATCGCCGTGCAGTTCAACACCGGCCAGGCGCTGGCGTCGAACCAGATGACCATCGCCACCGCCTGCGCCGCCGTCACCACGGCCTTCTGGCTGACGATTGTGTTGCATGTCTTTGGGTAGGCCGTGCGCAAATCCAGGCGAGGCGGTACAGTCCGCTCTCGCCTTAGGCTGGCCCAACCCCTATATGCCATCTTGCGATTGCTTGCGGGCCTTGCCCTAGGTAAAGAGCACTGGCTCCAGCGTGCCGGCTTCAGCCCACTGCGCACGCCCACCGAAGAATTCACAGACCGGCCCGTCAGGGCATCGAAACGGAGGATAGACCATGCTTCAGAAAACCAGCCATTTCATGCGGCAGGCCAATCTCATCAACGGCGAATGGGTGCAGGCCGACAGCGGCCAGACGGTCGACGTCAACAACCCGGCCACCGGCCTCAAGATCGGCACGGTGCCGAAGTCGGGCAAGGCGGAGACCCGCCGTGCCATCGAGGCCGCGGACGCCGCCTTCAAGACCTGGCGCAAGACGACCGCGCTCGAGCGCTCGAAGCTGCTGCGCAAGCTGCATGACGCGATGATGGACAATCAGGACGTGCTGGCCGAACTCTTGACCATCGAGCAGGGCAAGTCGCTGTTTGAATCGAAGGGCGAGATCGGCTCTGCCGCGGCCTACATTCTGTGGTTCGCCGAGGAAGGCCGCCGCACCTATGGCGACGTCGTGCCGTCGCCATGGGCGGACCGCCGCATCCTGGTGACGAAGGAGCCGGTCGGCGTCATCGCCGCCATCACGCCGTGGAATTTCCCGTCCTCGATGCTGGCCCGCAAGCTCGGCCCGGCTCTCGCCGCCGGCTGCACCGCCGTGGTCAAGCCCGCCTCGCAGACGCCGTACTCGGGTCTCGCCTGGGGCGCGCTTGCCGAGGAAGTCGGCTTCCCCAAGGGCGTCGTCAACATCCTGACCGGTTCGGCCAGCGAGATCGGCGACGAGATCTGCGCCAACCCGCTGGTGTCGAAGATCACCTTCACCGGATCGACCGAGGTCGGCAAGCTGCTGATCCAGAAGTCGTCGGTGACCGTCAAGAAAGTGTCGATGGAGCTCGGCGGCAACGCGCCGTTCATCGTCTTCGACGACGCCGACATCGAGCGCGCGGTCGCCGGCGCGATCACCGCCAAGTACCGCAATTCCGGCCAGACCTGCGTCTGCACCAACCGCTTTCTCGTTCAGGCCGGTGTCTACGACAAGTTCGTCGAGAAACTGGCCGCCGCCAGCAATGGGCTGAAGGTTGGCTCCGGCCTCGAAGACGGCGTGCAGCAAGGACCGCTGATCGACGAAAAGGCGGTCGAGAAGGTCGAGGAACTGATTGCCGATGCCACCTCAAAGGGCGGCAAGATCGTCGCCGGCGGCAAGCGCCATGCGCTGGGCGGTTCGTTCTTCCAGCCGACGGTCATCGCCAACGCCACGCCCAAGATGCGCTTCATGAAGGAAGAGATCTTCGGCCCGGTCGCTCCGGTGTTCAAGTTCGAGACGGAAGCGGAAGCAATCGCGCTCGCCAACGATACCGAATTCGGCCTCGCCTGTTATTTCTACACCGGCGATCTCGGCCGCGCCTTCCGCGTCATGGAAGGGCTGAAATACGGCATGGTCGGCGTCAATGAAGGCCTCATCACCACGCCGGAGGCGCCGTTCGGCGGCGTCAAGGAATCGGGCCTTGGCAAGGAAGGCGGACATCAGGGCATCGAAGACTATCTCGATACCAAATATGTGTGCATCGGCGGCCTCGGCCTCTGATAGACTGCTCCTGAGATGGGGAGGCCAATCGCCTGCCCATCTCTTATGGGAAAACCAGCCGAAGTCCTCTGGATCTACTGGCATTTGCGGGCATGGCGATGAAGGACGGCGAGGTTTTCGGCACGACGCAGGCGGGCGAGGCGGTGCGCCGTTTCACCATCAGGGGCGGCGGTATAACCGCCAACATCATCGGACTCGGCGCCATTATCCAGGATTTGCGCCTGACCGGGCACGATGCACCGCTGGTGCTCGGCTACAACACTTTGCAAGCCTACGAAGCCGACAACGCCTTCTTCGGCGCGGTGGTCGGCCGCTATGCCAACCGCATTCGCGATGGCCGCTTCACCATTGGTGGCAGCCGCTACCAGACTGAGCAAAATTTCCTCGGCAAGCACACGCTGCATGGCGGCTCGCAAGGCTATTCGCACCGGCCATGGACGGTTTCGCTGCACGGCCGGGATTTCGTCACGCTGACGCTGCATGATCCCGACGGCACGATGGGCTTTCCCGGCGCGCTCGACGTCACATGCACCTACCGGCTGAAGATTCCCGGCACACTCAGCGTCGAACTGACGGCGACCTGCGAGGAGCCGACGCTGTGCAATCTCACCCAGCACTCCTATTTCAACCTCGATGATGGCGGCGCCGGCGACATTCTCGACCACAGAATGATGTTGAATGCCGGCGCCTATCTGCCTGTCGACAGCGACATGATCCCGACCGGCGTGGTCAAGCCGGTCGACGGCACGCCCTTCGATTTTCGCCAGGCGCGGCCGCTGCGCATGGAAACCGAGGGCGAACAGCTGCCCTATGACCAGAATTTCTGCCTTGCTTCGACGCGCGGGCCGCTGCGGCAAGCGGCATGGGCGCAAGGGGCCAGTTCCGGCGTCGAGATGGAGGTCTGGACCACGGAGCCCGGTGTCCAGCTCTACACCGGCCAGTATGTGACGCCGCGCAAAGGGCTGGAAGGGCGGGACTACAAGGCTTTTTCCGGTTTCTGCCTGGAGCCGCAAATATGGCCGGATGCACCGAACCGGCCCTATTTCCCGCAAGCAACGCTGTGGCCGGGCGCGATCTACCATCATGTGACGGAATACCGCTTCCGTCTGCCTTGATCTTATCCCGCGAACGCCGCCCGTAGCGTTTCGAACGGCGCCAGCGCGCCGCGAACCTGGACCACGGCGGCGGCGACGCGATGGGCTCGGCGGACAGCTTCCTGCGGGCCATGGCCGGCGAGGCGCGCCGCGAGGTAGCCGCCATTGAAGGAATCGCCGGCGCCGGTGGTGTCTACGGGGGCCGCGACATGGATCGCCGGCACGTTGTGCAGTGTCCCGCTTTCGGCAATCAGCGCCGGCTGCTCGCCGTTCTTGACGACGACCTCGCCGACCCATTGCTGGAGCCGCTCGGCCGTCGCCTGCGGCGTTGCATCCTCAAACAGCATCTGCTCGTCGGGGAAGGTCGGCAATGCGATGTCCGTGACACCTAGCGCTTCGACGATGGCCGCTTGCGCGTTCTCGCGGTTGCGCCAGAGCCGTGGCCGGTAGTTGGGGTCGAAGGCGATCAGCGAGCCCGCTGCGCGGGCTCTGGCCACGGCGGCCAGCAGTGTTTTGCGCGCAGCATCGTCCAGAATTGCCAAAGTGATTCCGGAAAAGTACACAAGTGCCTGATTTTCAAGGCTTTTCGAAAGTGCTTCGGGATCCGAAGCAAGCTGCCGGGCCGCAGCGTCGCCGCGCCAGTAGGTGAAGGAGCGTTCGGCGCCGGTCAGCGTGATCGCATAGAGGCCGGGCCGCGCGCCAGCTATCACCGGGCTGGAACCGATGCCGATGCCGTTTTCGGCGAAGAAGCCGATCTGGCCTTGCGAGAAGGGGTCGTCGCCGAAGGCCGAGACATAGGTCGCCGGCCGGTCTTCGCTCAACGCATGCAGCGCCCACAGCGTGTTGAACGTGTCGCCGGCAAAACCCATGCGCCAGTTCGGGCCGGTCTGACCCGACAGTTCGAGCATGCATTCGCCGATCGAGGCGACGCCGTTTCCCGCCATCTGCAATCCTCCAGTGATTTCGGTGCTGTAGCTTTTTGCCGGCGGCGGCGCCATGCTTGGCAAGCAGGCATTTTTGCGCCACAGCGTTTTCCCACAGGCTGGCGGGATGCGATCCACCCGGCAGAGCGTTATCCGCAGAAGAGGAACCGGTTTGGCATCGTTATGGCGTTATCTCTTGGCGGGTCTTGGTCTGGCTGCTCTGCTCGTCGGCATCCTCGCGGTCGTCTATCTGACCGCGCCGCAATCGGCGCAGCCAGTCGGCCCGGATGTCTCGCGCACGAAGAACACGGACAACGGGCTGTTCGTGGCAAGTTTTTCGCCAGAGCGGGGTGTCGTGCGGTTGGGCGAGCTGGAATCCTGGCTGCTGACCTTGAAGACAAAGGCCGGCGCGCCGGTGGAGGGGGCAGCGATCGCGGTCTCCGGCGGCATGCCGCAGCACAATCACGGCCTGCCGACCAGTCCGCAGGCGACCGACTATCTCGGCGATGGACGCTACCGGATCGAAGGGATCAAGTTCACGATGAGCGGCTGGTGGCAGCTGCATTTCGCCATCTCTGCCTCCGCCGGCTCCGACACGGTGCTGTTCAACGTGGTGCTGTGAGCGGCCGATGAAGCGCCTTGTCTGCATTCTGGCGCTGATGGTAGCCGTTGTCCTTGGCGGTTGCGGCAAGCCGGATTTTTCCGACACCGAGAAGAAGACCATCGCTTCGCTGATGCTGTCGGCGCTGCCGTCGCTGAAGCCGGACACCACCAATCGCTTCGCCGATGTGCCGGCCGCCGCGGCCCTTGGCTCGACGCTTTTCTTCGATCTGGGCATGAGCCGCGACGGCACGGTGTCCTGCTCGACCTGTCACAAGATCGACCGCCAGTTCCAGGACGACCTGCCGCAAGCGGTGGGCGTCGGCCGCACCAACCGCCGCACAATGGCATTGGCGGGCGTGGCGCGTGACCCCTGGTTCTTCTGGGACGGCCGCCGCGACAGCCTGTGGGCGCAAGCGCTGACGCCTTTGGAAAACCCGCTGGAGCAGGCGGGAAACCGCGCTGCCTACGCGCATTACATTAAGGCGCGCTTCGGCGAGCGCTATGAGCGCATTTTCGGACCGCTGCCTGATTTTTCCGGCATTCCGTTGAATGCCAGCCCGCTGGGAACCGATGCCGAGAAGGCTGCCTGGAACACGATGAGCGATGCGCAGCGCGATGCCATCAACCGCGTCTATGCCAATATCGGCAAGGCGATCGCCGCCTTCGAACGCTCGATCGAGCCGTCGCAGACGCGCTTCGACCGCTTTGCCCTGGACCTCGTCACCGGCGCCGAGCCGAAGGGCGATGCGGTCTTTACGCGGGAAGAAATCCTTGGGCTGAAACTGTTCATCGGCAAGGCCAATTGCGTGACCTGCCACAATGGCCCGCGCTTCACCGACAACGGCTTTCACAACACCGGCGTGCCGCCTGTTGCGGACTTGCCGCCGGATCGCGGGCGCGTCGACGCGGTGAGCCAGGTCGAGGCCGACCCGTTCAACTGCTTCGGCGCTTATCGCGATGGCGACGTCAGTGCCTGCGGCGAACTGCGTTTCATGGTCAAGGATGCGCCGCAACTGATCCGCGCCTACAAGACACCCTCACTGCGCGGAGCCGCCACGCGACCGCCCTATATGCATGCTGGGCAGTTTTCGTCGCTCGACGAGGTGGTGGCACACTACGCCAAGGCTGCGCCCAGTGCGGAAGGGGTATCCGAGATTCACCCGCTGGAACTGTCGGACCGCGAGCGCGCCGCGCTGGTGGCGTTTTTGAAGACGCTGGCGGAGTAAAGCCGTCGACGAAAAGATGGTTGAAGGCGCGAAGCTAGGTGAGGTGGTGCTTCGGCGATTGGCAAACATCCATCGCTTCGTCATCCTGGGGCGAAGCAAGGAGCGAAGCGACGCGGCGCAGACCCCAGGATCCATGCCGGGACTCGGAAGCGCTGCTACGGTGCAGAATTCTGTCCCCGCTGCACTCCACGGCTAAGGTCGCGGCATGGATCCTCGGGTCTCCGCGACGGAGCTTCGCTCTTGCTCCGCCCGTGGATGACGAAGGTGGAGGGGGCTTCGGCTGATCCCGAGGTTCTATCGATCCTTCACCGTCTCCATCGCCACGAAGGTCGAGGTCTGGGCGACATGGGGGAGGGCCGAGATGCGCTCGCCCAGAACGCGGCGGTAGGCGGCGATATCCCGGGTGCGGACCTTCAGCAGATAGTCGAAGCTCGATGCCATCATATGGCACTGCTCGATCTCCGGCACACTCTGCACGGACCGATTGAAAGCGTCGAGTGCGGCGGAACGGGTATCGGACAGTTTCACCTGGACGAAGGCGACGTGGCCTTCGCCCATGCGCTCGCGATCGATGATCGCCTGGTAGCCCCTGATATAGCCGTCCTTCTCCAGCCGCTTCACCCGCGCCTGCACCGGTGTCTTCGACAGACCGACCTTTGCAGCGAGTTCCGACATCGAAAGCCGCCCGTCGCTTGCCAGCGCCGCCAGGATATTTCTATCGATGCGGTCCAATTGGTCTTCTGTCATCGAAAGTGCAGTCCATATTTTGACATTTCAGGCGCCACGATAGATTGATTGACCTATGATGTCGATTTCTTTGGACCGACTGAAATCTGCGCCTATGCTAGCTTGCGCCATTCGGTCCGGTGACCGCCGGCCCGCTCGTTGATGTTCGCTCCACAGGACCCGCCATGCCGCTCGATACCATCCGCCAGCAGATCCGTGCCAACTATTTGCCTGACGAAGACGAGGCCGTGAAGCGGCTGGCCGAAGCGACAGGGCTTTCGGCCGGGGATCGCGATGCGATCTCGGCGCGGGCCGCCGATCTGGTGCGGGCGGTGCGCGGCTCGTCCGATCCCCGACTGATGGAAGTCTTCCTCTCCGCCTATGGCCTTTCCACAAAGGAAGGCGTGGCGCTGATGTGCCTGGCCGAAGCGCTGCTGCGCGTGCCTGACACTGAGACGATGGACGATCTCATCGCCGACAAGATCGCGCCGCATGACTGGTCGGCGCATTCCGGCGGTTCAAGCTCGATCTTCGTCAACGCCTCGACCTGGGCGCTGATGCTGACCGGCCGTGTGCTGGACGAGGGTGAGGGCGGCATCGAAGGCACGTTGCGCTCGATGGTGCGGCGGCTGGGCGAGCCAGTCATCCGCAAGGCGGTGGCAGCGGCGATGCGCGAAATGGGCGAGCAGTTCGTGCTCGGCCGCACCATTGCGGAAGCCGTCAAGCGCGGCCGGCCGATGACGCAGAAGGGCTATCTCTATTCCTTCGACATGCTGGGCGAGGCGGCCCGCACCGAGGCCGACGCGCTGCGCTACCACAAGGCCTATGCCGACGCGATTTCTTCGCTCGACGCCGGCTCCAACGGTCCTGACATCCGACAAAACCACGGCATTTCGGTGAAGCTTTCGGCGCTGCATCCGCGCTACGAGGTGGCGCAGAAGGAAGAGATGCTGCCTGTGATGGCCGAGCGGCTGTTGTCGCTGGCGCTGGCAGCCAGGCATTCGCGCATGGGCCTCAACATCGACGCCGAAGAAGCCGACCGTCTCGATCTGTCGCTCGACGTCATCGAGCGCGTGCTGGCCGAGCCGGAGCTCGCCGGCTGGAACGGTTTTGGTGTCGTCGTCCAGGCCTATGGTCCGCGCGCCGCCTTTGCCATCGACTGGCTCTATGCGCTGGCGAAGAAGTACGACCGCACCATCATGGTGCGGCTGGTCAAGGGTGCCTATTGGGACACCGAGATCAAGCGGGCGCAGACGCTCGGACTATCCGGCTATCCCGTCTTTACCCGCAAGGCCAACACCGACGTCTCCTACATGGCTTGCGCGAAGAAACTGCTTGGCATGACCGACCGCATCTATCCGCAATTCGCCACCCACAACGCCCACACGGTCGCGGCCATCCTGTCGATGGCGGGAAATCGTGACTCCTTCGAGTTCCAGCGCCTGCATGGCATGGGCGAGGCGCTGCATGAGACCGTGCGCCAGGCCGAAGGCACGCGTTGCCGCATCTATGCGCCGGTCGGCGCGCATTCCGACCTGCTTGCCTATCTGGTCCGTCGGCTGTTGGAGAACGGCGCCAACTCCTCCTTCGTGCACCAGCTGACCGACGAGGATGTCGAGCCGGAAGACATCGCGCGCGATCCGCTGGAGACAGTCGAGGACCAGGGCCCTGCTGCCAATCCGGCGATCGCCCGGCCGTCGCAGATTTTTGGCGCAGGCCGCCGCAATTCGAAAGGCTTTGACATCACCGATACGGTGACGCTGGCGGCGATCGACAAGGCCAGGGCGGCGTTCGCCGGGCCGGATCGCTGGCATGCCAAGCCGATCACGCGCGCCGCCGGCTACGGCAAGCAGCGCCCAATCGTCAATCCGGCCAAGCCTGATGAAGTGGTCGGCACGGTTCACGAGGCGGCCGCCAAGCAGGTCACGATCGCCGTGCGCATCGCAGTGGAAGCGCAGCCGGCCTGGGCAAAACGGCCGGTCGCGGAGCGCGCCGCCATCCTCAACCGCGCCGCCGACCTCTATGAGGCCAATGCGGTCGAGTTCTTCGCGCTCGCCACCCGCGAGGCCGGCAAATCGCTGGCCGACGGCGTTGCCGAGGTGCGCGAAGCCGTCGACTTCCTGCGTTACTACGCCGCCGAGGCGGCCAACGCCGAGGCAGGCACGCAAGCCCGCGGCGCCATCGTCTGCATCTCGCCATGGAATTTCCCGCTCGCCATCTTCACCGGCCAAATCGCGGCGGCACTGGTCACCGGCAATTCGGTGATCGCCAAGCCGGCCGAGCAGACGCCGCTGATCGCCTTCCGCGCTGTCGAACTGCTGCGAGAGGCCGGTGTGCCGGAAGACGTCATCCAGTTGCTGCCCGGCGACGGCCCATCGGTCGGCGCGCCGCTGACAGCCGACCCGCGTATCGCCGGCGTCTGCTTTACCGGCTCGACCGAGGTCGCCAAGCTGATCGAGAAGCAGCTGGCGGAGACCGCGGCACCCGACGCCATGCTGATTGCCGAGACCGGCGGCCTCAACGCCATGATCGTCGATTCCACCGCGCTGCCCGAGCAGGCGGTGCGCGATATCCTGGCCTCGGCCTTCCAGAGTGCCGGTCAGCGCTGCTCGGCGCTGCGCGTGCTCTACGTCCAGAAGGACGTCGAGAAAAAGATGCTGGAGATGCTGAAGGGTGCCATGGAAGCGCTCAACATCGGTGATCCCTGGCAGATTTCGACCGATGTCGGTCCGGTCATCGACGATGAGGCGCAGGCCTCGATCCGCGACTATTGCACGAAGAAGGGCCTCGAGGGCCGGCTGATCGCCAAGCTCGAAGCGCCGAAAGACGGCCGCTTCGTCGCGCCGCATGTCTTCAGGGTCAAGGGCATCGAGGAGATGGAGCGCGAAGTGTTCGGGCCGGTGCTGCATGTCGCCACCTTCGACGCCGATGAGATCGACGCGGTCATCGCCGCGATCAACCGCAAGGGCTATGGCCTGACCTTCGGCCTGCACACCCGCATCGAGGGCCGCGTCCAGCATTTCGTCGACGGCATCCATGCCGGCAATATCTATGTCAACCGCAACCAGATCGGTGCTGTCGTCGGTTCGCAACCCTTTGGCGGCGAGGGGCTGTCGGGCACTGGTCCAAAGGCTGGTGGGCCGCACTATCTCAGGCGTTTCCGCAAGGGGCCGGAGGCGGGCACCCATTTGCAGGATGGCCACAAGGTGACGGCGACCAAACTGGCCGACAATCTGCCCGATCCGGCACTTGGCGGCTGGTCGACGCGTCCGGACCGGATCGCCATTCTGAGGAAGCATCTGCGCGGCAAGGGGGCCGCCGCCATTGGCGCCGCCGCTGCGATCGATTTCGGCCAGGTCGACCTGCCCGGGCCGACCGGCGAAGCCAACACGCTGTCGTTGTCGCCGCGCGGCCGCGTGCTGTGCCTGGGGCCGGATGCCGACACGCTGCTTGCCCAGACGATCCAGGCGCTTGCCGCAGGCAATGCGGTGCTGGCTGTGGCCCCGGGCGCACCGGCCGCACTCTCCGCATTGACCGGCAAGGGCTTGCCTTTGGCCGCTATTGATGGCCGGCCTGATCCGGTCGAGGCCCGCTCGCTGCGCGTCGATGTCGTCGCTTTTTCGGGCACACCGGAAGCTGCGCGCATCGTGCGCAAGGTCATCGCCGAGAGGACTGGACCGATCGTGCCGCTGGTCAGCGAGGTGCTCAACCCGGCCGCCTATGCGCATGAGCGGGCCGTCTGCGTCGACACGACCGCCGCGGGGGGCAATGCCAGCCTGCTCGCTGCGGCATAAAGACTATTCACGCCTCGCTTGCCTTGTGTCGAGTTGCCGGGGATAAGCATGGGCGGCAATTCGAGCGGGGCGACCGATCAGATGGAAGACAAGTCCCCACCGTTTGAGCTGCCGCGCGTGGCGGTGGTCATCACCTGCTACAATTACCGGCCCTACGTCGAACAGGCGATCCGCTCGGTGTTGGCGCAGACCTACCGGAACTGGGACTGCGTCATTGTCGACGACGCCTCGACCGACGGCTCGGCCGACCATATCCGCCAGCTTCTGGCAGCCATAGACGATCCGCGCCTGCGCCTGCTGGCGCGCTCCCAAAATGGGCGGGCAGATCGCGGGATTCCGCGATGGCTTTGCCGCGACCGACGCGCCTTTCGTGGTATTTCTCGATGCCGACGATGCTTGGCTGCCGGATTTTCTCCTGGCGCATCTGTCCGCCCACCTCAACGCGACACATTCGGCCGCGCTATCGAGCTCCGATGTGTTCCTGGTCGATGGCAGCGGCACCTTGCTCAGCGGCACTTTCCTTCCCTTGCGCAAACCGCGCTCCGGGCCAGATAGTAATGGCGTCGCCATCGCGCCGGGTGGCCAGCTTGCCGGCATAGCGTCCGGGATTGCCTACGCATCGGAGCATCCGGTGACCTATTTCGCGCCTGCGACAACCGGCTGGCTATGGTCACCATGCTCGGCGATCATGTACCGGCGTGGCGCGTTGGAACCGATCTTGTCCTTCCCGTTCAAGGCCAAGGTGGGGACGGATTATCTGACGGCCACATGCGCGCATCTGGCCGGCGGCAGCCTCATCCTTTCCGAAGGGCTTGGCCTCTATCGCCTGCACGGGTCGAACCAGTCCTCCACCGGCAGTGGCTTTGCCGGCGGCCATGTGCGGCAAACACCTGCCTACCGGGCCTACAGGAGCACATTGGCGGCGGATGTCGTCGACTATGTGCTGGAGAATTCAGCCTGGCTCAGTGATGTCAACGGGCGCAATTTCATACCCGCATTCCTGACGCAGCATGTGCGTCAGTTCAGGGAGCTGGCCGACGATCCGCGGCTGATGCGACACCTGATCCGGGGGCGGCCCTGGCAATGGCTGCGCATGCATGTTGGCCAGTGGCTGCGTCGGCTGGGTGGGCGCGGTTCCACGTGATCATGACAAGGGTGCCGGAGGTTCTCGTATTTGCTCGGGCAAAGCCAGGTCAGGCGCCTTCGACGACCGAAAAACCTTCGAACTGCGGGTGGCCGAGATAGTGGACCTTCGTCGTGCCGACATTCCTGTGCGCGGCGCGGAAGTTTTCCGATTTGGTCCAGGCGACGAAATCATCCTGGCTCGCCCACACCGTGTGCGAGGCAAACAGCGTGTAGCCTTCGGTCTCGTTGACCGGGCCGCGCAGCAGATGGAATTCCCGAAAACCCTTCATCTCGGCAAGGCTGGAATCGCGGTTCTTCCACACGGCCTCGAAATCGGCCTCCGAGCCGTTCTGCACCTTGAAGCGGTTCATGGCGATGTACATGGAGTTCCTTTCGGCTATTCGCGAGCGTTGATGTTGGGTAGTTGCTTGAGCGGTCAAGGCGAGAAGGGGCCGATTGGCGCTTTGAACCGCCAATTCATCAGCCCGGTCTCGGGAGGAATCGGCGGGAACGGTGCCTGCTTTCGCACCAGCTCCAAAGCGAACTGATCGAGTTCGGGCGAGCCTGAGCTTTTGGCAAGCTGCAGGTCGACAATGTTTCCATTGGCCAGCACGACAAATGCCACCAACGCGTTGTTGCGGGCTGTCGTTTGTGCGGATTTCGATACGCGGCGATTGGCGCGAGCCAACTTGCTGGCTACCTCGCCGCTGTAGCGGGACGCCGCCGCGTTCCCGGTATCGGCTTGCTTTCGGCCCTTGCTCGCAATTGCCGCCTTGATTTCGTTGCCGTCCGCTGTGCCGCGGTCCTCATATGCTTCGCTTGCAGTTGCCGGGACGGCTGTCGGAGTTGGCCTTGCACTGGGGATCGGCGGCCGCTCGGGAATGGCGACAGGCATTACG includes:
- a CDS encoding NAD-dependent succinate-semialdehyde dehydrogenase, with protein sequence MLQKTSHFMRQANLINGEWVQADSGQTVDVNNPATGLKIGTVPKSGKAETRRAIEAADAAFKTWRKTTALERSKLLRKLHDAMMDNQDVLAELLTIEQGKSLFESKGEIGSAAAYILWFAEEGRRTYGDVVPSPWADRRILVTKEPVGVIAAITPWNFPSSMLARKLGPALAAGCTAVVKPASQTPYSGLAWGALAEEVGFPKGVVNILTGSASEIGDEICANPLVSKITFTGSTEVGKLLIQKSSVTVKKVSMELGGNAPFIVFDDADIERAVAGAITAKYRNSGQTCVCTNRFLVQAGVYDKFVEKLAAASNGLKVGSGLEDGVQQGPLIDEKAVEKVEELIADATSKGGKIVAGGKRHALGGSFFQPTVIANATPKMRFMKEEIFGPVAPVFKFETEAEAIALANDTEFGLACYFYTGDLGRAFRVMEGLKYGMVGVNEGLITTPEAPFGGVKESGLGKEGGHQGIEDYLDTKYVCIGGLGL
- a CDS encoding aldose epimerase family protein; this encodes MAMKDGEVFGTTQAGEAVRRFTIRGGGITANIIGLGAIIQDLRLTGHDAPLVLGYNTLQAYEADNAFFGAVVGRYANRIRDGRFTIGGSRYQTEQNFLGKHTLHGGSQGYSHRPWTVSLHGRDFVTLTLHDPDGTMGFPGALDVTCTYRLKIPGTLSVELTATCEEPTLCNLTQHSYFNLDDGGAGDILDHRMMLNAGAYLPVDSDMIPTGVVKPVDGTPFDFRQARPLRMETEGEQLPYDQNFCLASTRGPLRQAAWAQGASSGVEMEVWTTEPGVQLYTGQYVTPRKGLEGRDYKAFSGFCLEPQIWPDAPNRPYFPQATLWPGAIYHHVTEYRFRLP
- a CDS encoding sugar kinase, whose translation is MAGNGVASIGECMLELSGQTGPNWRMGFAGDTFNTLWALHALSEDRPATYVSAFGDDPFSQGQIGFFAENGIGIGSSPVIAGARPGLYAITLTGAERSFTYWRGDAAARQLASDPEALSKSLENQALVYFSGITLAILDDAARKTLLAAVARARAAGSLIAFDPNYRPRLWRNRENAQAAIVEALGVTDIALPTFPDEQMLFEDATPQATAERLQQWVGEVVVKNGEQPALIAESGTLHNVPAIHVAAPVDTTGAGDSFNGGYLAARLAGHGPQEAVRRAHRVAAAVVQVRGALAPFETLRAAFAG
- a CDS encoding FixH family protein, with the protein product MASLWRYLLAGLGLAALLVGILAVVYLTAPQSAQPVGPDVSRTKNTDNGLFVASFSPERGVVRLGELESWLLTLKTKAGAPVEGAAIAVSGGMPQHNHGLPTSPQATDYLGDGRYRIEGIKFTMSGWWQLHFAISASAGSDTVLFNVVL
- a CDS encoding cytochrome-c peroxidase, producing the protein MKRLVCILALMVAVVLGGCGKPDFSDTEKKTIASLMLSALPSLKPDTTNRFADVPAAAALGSTLFFDLGMSRDGTVSCSTCHKIDRQFQDDLPQAVGVGRTNRRTMALAGVARDPWFFWDGRRDSLWAQALTPLENPLEQAGNRAAYAHYIKARFGERYERIFGPLPDFSGIPLNASPLGTDAEKAAWNTMSDAQRDAINRVYANIGKAIAAFERSIEPSQTRFDRFALDLVTGAEPKGDAVFTREEILGLKLFIGKANCVTCHNGPRFTDNGFHNTGVPPVADLPPDRGRVDAVSQVEADPFNCFGAYRDGDVSACGELRFMVKDAPQLIRAYKTPSLRGAATRPPYMHAGQFSSLDEVVAHYAKAAPSAEGVSEIHPLELSDRERAALVAFLKTLAE
- a CDS encoding Lrp/AsnC family transcriptional regulator — translated: MTEDQLDRIDRNILAALASDGRLSMSELAAKVGLSKTPVQARVKRLEKDGYIRGYQAIIDRERMGEGHVAFVQVKLSDTRSAALDAFNRSVQSVPEIEQCHMMASSFDYLLKVRTRDIAAYRRVLGERISALPHVAQTSTFVAMETVKDR
- the putA gene encoding bifunctional proline dehydrogenase/L-glutamate gamma-semialdehyde dehydrogenase PutA, with translation MPLDTIRQQIRANYLPDEDEAVKRLAEATGLSAGDRDAISARAADLVRAVRGSSDPRLMEVFLSAYGLSTKEGVALMCLAEALLRVPDTETMDDLIADKIAPHDWSAHSGGSSSIFVNASTWALMLTGRVLDEGEGGIEGTLRSMVRRLGEPVIRKAVAAAMREMGEQFVLGRTIAEAVKRGRPMTQKGYLYSFDMLGEAARTEADALRYHKAYADAISSLDAGSNGPDIRQNHGISVKLSALHPRYEVAQKEEMLPVMAERLLSLALAARHSRMGLNIDAEEADRLDLSLDVIERVLAEPELAGWNGFGVVVQAYGPRAAFAIDWLYALAKKYDRTIMVRLVKGAYWDTEIKRAQTLGLSGYPVFTRKANTDVSYMACAKKLLGMTDRIYPQFATHNAHTVAAILSMAGNRDSFEFQRLHGMGEALHETVRQAEGTRCRIYAPVGAHSDLLAYLVRRLLENGANSSFVHQLTDEDVEPEDIARDPLETVEDQGPAANPAIARPSQIFGAGRRNSKGFDITDTVTLAAIDKARAAFAGPDRWHAKPITRAAGYGKQRPIVNPAKPDEVVGTVHEAAAKQVTIAVRIAVEAQPAWAKRPVAERAAILNRAADLYEANAVEFFALATREAGKSLADGVAEVREAVDFLRYYAAEAANAEAGTQARGAIVCISPWNFPLAIFTGQIAAALVTGNSVIAKPAEQTPLIAFRAVELLREAGVPEDVIQLLPGDGPSVGAPLTADPRIAGVCFTGSTEVAKLIEKQLAETAAPDAMLIAETGGLNAMIVDSTALPEQAVRDILASAFQSAGQRCSALRVLYVQKDVEKKMLEMLKGAMEALNIGDPWQISTDVGPVIDDEAQASIRDYCTKKGLEGRLIAKLEAPKDGRFVAPHVFRVKGIEEMEREVFGPVLHVATFDADEIDAVIAAINRKGYGLTFGLHTRIEGRVQHFVDGIHAGNIYVNRNQIGAVVGSQPFGGEGLSGTGPKAGGPHYLRRFRKGPEAGTHLQDGHKVTATKLADNLPDPALGGWSTRPDRIAILRKHLRGKGAAAIGAAAAIDFGQVDLPGPTGEANTLSLSPRGRVLCLGPDADTLLAQTIQALAAGNAVLAVAPGAPAALSALTGKGLPLAAIDGRPDPVEARSLRVDVVAFSGTPEAARIVRKVIAERTGPIVPLVSEVLNPAAYAHERAVCVDTTAAGGNASLLAAA